A DNA window from Hevea brasiliensis isolate MT/VB/25A 57/8 chromosome 2, ASM3005281v1, whole genome shotgun sequence contains the following coding sequences:
- the LOC110634177 gene encoding protein NRT1/ PTR FAMILY 8.2-like, with protein MENFAAKDQPREKVKLYLVKNLQEETLSKTLVSNDCVDFRGRIADKRTTGGWKASPFIIANEVAERLAFFAIAVNMVEYLVLEMRQSLPVAATHVTDWIGAAYVLTIFGAFLADAYLGRFKTIIVFCSIYALGMVLLTISASIDSLRPPPCKAVPCEKATDGQNVFLFFALALIALGTGGIKPCVSSFGADQFDEEDEKEMTKKFAFFNWFFFAINTGALLAVTVVVYIKEEMGWTWGFGVPTVIMIVSVIILAAAIRYYRFQKPTGSPFTRFLQVMVASARNHLRGVNLGREVQLYEVNTEESDIKGARKLPHTSQFMFLDKAAVATDPEANTKNRWKLCTVTQVEEFKSLIRVLPIWASTITLSISFAQLATFFISQASIMDRKLSSNFTIPVGSVNVFSAINAVILVPIHEKLIVPILSKHTGHRHGITSLQRMGVGLFVSVFALTSAALVEKKRRDSSSPSDMSVFWLFPQYFLVGAAEVFTYVGQLQFFYDEATDGTRSISSALFLSEIGIGSWLSTAIVKIVERTTGGEENGWLRNDLNKSRLDYFYWILTALNGFNFLVFLRVAWCYESRNSATVSTRYDNGSVKWEDDKWKFKAQPSN; from the exons CAAATGAGGTGGCAGAAAGGTTGGCATTTTTTGCAATAGCGGTGAACATGGTGGAATACTTGGTGTTAGAAATGCGACAGTCGCTTCCTGTTGCTGCTACTCATGTGACGGATTGGATTGGAGCCGCCTATGTTCTTACTATTTTTGGTGCATTTTTAGCCGATGCTTATCTCGGCCGATTCAAGACCATCATTGTCTTCTGCAGCATCTACGCTTTG GGGATGGTATTATTGACAATCTCGGCCTCCATAGACAGCCTCCGTCCGCCACCATGCAAGGCGGTACCATGCGAAAAAGCAACCGATGGCCAAAACGTATTCCTATTCTTTGCGTTAGCCCTCATAGCCCTTGGTACCGGTGGTATCAAGCCGTGCGTCTCATCATTTGGGGCCGACCAATTCGACGAGGAGGACGAGAAAGAGATGACCAAGAAATTTGCTTTCTTCAATTGGTTCTTCTTTGCAATAAACACAGGAGCACTCTTGGCTGTAACAGTCGTGGTGTATATAAAAGAAGAGATGGGATGGACCTGGGGCTTTGGGGTGCCTACTGTGATCATGATTGTTTCAGTCATTATTTTAGCAGCTGCTATACGTTACTATCGTTTCCAAAAGCCTACGGGGAGCCCTTTCACCAGGTTTCTTCAAGTCATGGTGGCTTCTGCAAGGAATCATTTGAGAGGGGTTAACTTGGGAAGAGAAGTCCAGCTTTATGAGGTCAATACTGAGGAGTCTGATATCAAAGGTGCCCGAAAGCTCCCACACACCAGTCAATTTAT GTTCTTGGACAAGGCTGCAGTTGCAACAGACCCAGAAGCCAACACAAAAAATCGATGGAAACTCTGCACAGTAACACAAGTAGAAGAATTTAAGTCCCTAATCAGAGTCCTTCCCATATGGGCATCCACAATTACTCTGTCCATCTCCTTTGCCCAACTCGCAACCTTCTTCATCAGCCAAGCCTCCATCATGGACCGGAAACTCTCCTCCAACTTCACTATCCCTGTAGGTTCCGTCAACGTTTTCAGTGCCATCAATGCTGTCATTCTCGTACCCATCCATGAAAAATTAATCGTCCCAATCCTCTCTAAACACACGGGCCATCGCCATGGCATCACATCATTGCAACGGATGGGTGTGGGCTTATTTGTTTCAGTCTTTGCCCTCACCTCAGCTGCTTTGGTGGAGAAAAAGAGACGTGACAGCTCTAGCCCATCAGATATGAGCGTGTTCTGGTTATTTCCACAATACTTTTTAGTAGGGGCAGCTGAAGTTTTCACCTATGTGGGGCAGCTGCAATTTTTCTACGATGAAGCAACTGACGGGACTAGAAGTATCAGTAGCGCATTGTTTCTTTCTGAGATTGGGATTGGAAGTTGGTTAAGTACTGCAATTGTTAAGATTGTTGAAAGAACAACTGGTGGAGAAGAAAATGGATGGCTAAGGAATGATCTTAACAAAAGCAGACTTGATTATTTCTACTGGATATTGACAGCCCTTAATGGGTTTAATTTCTTGGTCTTTTTGCGGGTTGCTTGGTGTTATGAGAGTAGGAACAGCGCGACTGTGAGCACGAGATATGATAATGGATCAGTAAAATGGGAGGATGACAAATGGAAATTCAAAGCGCAGCCCTCTAATTAA